DNA sequence from the Candidatus Peregrinibacteria bacterium genome:
TTCACCTGACTTTAACAGAAACCTAAAATTCGATAGACCTGAAAAAAGATTTATTAATGTTTCAAACATTATGTCTTATGCACCATATGCATATACGGCGCTTAAAACAGGAATAATAGAAATGCCTGCTGACAAAAAATTCAATCCTAAGGCGAAAATAAACAAAGTAAAAGGTCTGAAAATGATTTTAGATCTATATGGGATTTCCGCTTCAAGACTTCTAAAACTCGATGGACAATATACAGATGTGCAAAAAGGAGCATGGTACGTACCATATATAGCAAGAGCTATGAAACTAGACTTAATAGAACCGGAAGAATCAAATTCATTTGGAATAAATAGTAATTTAACAATTAAAGAAACAGCTGGAATACTCGTAGAAATAAACAATGTATTGGAAAATCAAAGACAACCAAAAGAAATATATTTAGGCAGTCCAAATATCGAAAATATAGATGTACTCTATGATGTGTACAACAAAATACAAGAATTTTATTTTTACGATAAAGAAATCGACAATGACAAACTTGTATATGAAGCCATAAATGGCTTAGTAAACGGACTGAGCGACAGATACTCTGTATTCAATACGCCACAGGGGACTGACGACTTCATACAAGGCAATAGTGGTGAATTTCAAGGTGTTGGTATGTGGATCGAACGAACGGAAAGTGGGTATACCGGTGTAGCCGGAGTTATACCTGACTCACCTGCGGAAGAAGCCAATATGAAAGTTGGTGACTTAATACTCAAAGTGAATGGCGAAGACATAAAAGGTTGGTCACCGGAAAAAGTAGCAGCCACTATCAAAGGGCCTGCCGGAAGTGAAGTAACTCTATTTATTGAGAAACATCCTGACAAGCGACGTATCAACATAACGGTAAAACGTGCACAAATTGAAATGAAATTCGTAAGTGGGGAAATCATGGAAACATATTACGCTTACTTTGATATAAGCCAGTTTCCACAAGATTTGAAAAATGATTTTAACGAAGTTGCGGCGAAAATCATAAACGATAGAACTAGAGGGATTATACTGGATTTACGGAATAATCCTGGCGGATATGTAACGGCCGCTGAAGACCTTCTAAGTTTTTTTATGCATAAAGGAGAAATAATGTACTACTTGGATTACCGAGAAACAGATCGTGTTGCACAAGCCAAAGCAACCGGAATGTATGCAGACAAATTTCCAGTAGTTGTACTCACTGACGCATCTTCAGCCTCAGCTTCTGAAATAGTAACCGCAGCCCTAAAAGACTATGAGTTAGCAAAGATCATAGGCGACAAAACTTTTGGTAAAGGAGTTGCTCAACAGTTATTTTTCTATGATGATGGTTCATCACTAAAATTAACTATAGCAGAATGGCTTAGCCCAAAGAAAAATCGTCTAAATAAGCTAGGCATAGAACCGGATATCAAAGTCGTAGACAAAGAAGAAACAAAAAACGACGAAGTCATAGACAGAGCTCTACGCGAACTAAAGACCATGCATTCGCTTAAGTAAACTCCGCCCTCTGGCGTAATACCTCTTCCGGATCAGTAGTGACTATCTTGTCTTCTATATATGAAGCAATTATTTGAATTGCTACGTGCTTAAGACCGGCGAAGAACAATCCCTGCCCTACCCCGGAGTTGAGCAACATATACTTTTCTCCTTCAGTAAGATTGAAGAATTTACCGAGGAGTTCAATCGCCGCAGGCGATTGCTTGAGTAGAAGCTGCATTGAAGAATTCGTTACGATAGAACGGCCATGCTCGTGATTCATAAAGTCTTCCACATCTTGCGTGATCGTAGTAATCCCCAAATAGTATTTACGAGCACGTTTCACGAGTCCAAATAGGAATTTGGCACTATCTTCATGCTGCATCAAATTCCAGGCCTCATCGACGACTAGGATACGTTTTTTTAGTTCAGACCGAACCTTGGTCCATACATAATCCAATATAATATACATGGCGATAGGCCGGAGTTGATCTTCGAGATCTCTGATCGAGAAGACCACAAGCTGATTATCAAGATCTATATTCGTAGGTTTATTAAAAATCCCCGCATAAGTTCCGGAAGTAAACTTTTCGAGCCTCTGTGCAAGAGATGTAGCCCCATCCATAGAAGAAAGAACGCTATGTAAATCCTCCATTGTAGGTGGCTCAAAATCCTGAGGATTTGGCGTATCCATAGTAATACCTTTTGTAGAGTATGTATCTATAAGTGCCTTATCAACCAAAGCCTCTTCAGAAGAAGTAATCTCCCCAAGCATAAGCTTAAGAAGACCATTCAAATTTATTACAGAACTACGGAGTAGATCTCCGGGCTGAACATCGTTATCATCGTATGGTTTTGGAAGATCAAATGGATTAATACGTCTATCTGAATTCAAAGAAACATTTAGATAAGTACCACCGATTGCCTGAGAAAGTGACTCATATTCATTTTCAGGATCGATAATGATCACATCTGTACCAGTCATCATAGAACGTAAAATTTCTAATTTCACAGCATATGATTTACCGGCACCGGATTTTGCAAATACTACCGAATTCGCATTCTCCAAAGAGAATCTATCAAATATTATCAATGAATCGTTATGACGATTTAGCCCATAAAGAATACCGTCGTTTGACGTAAGGTCGGTCGAGCTAAATGGGAAAGTTGATGAAAGTGGAGATGTATTCATATTTCGATACACACCTATCTCATCAGTCGCTTGTGGCAGACAAGAATTAAGCCCATGCTCCATGCGCAAATCAGCTTTTTTTGTAAGAACCAGCTTACCTCCAAGTATACTTTCAAGTTGCTTCATTACCTTTTTCAATTGCTTCAAATCATCCGAATAAACGGTAATATAAAGACCAAATTGGAAAAATTTCTCCTGTCCACGTTGAATCTCAGTACGAAGTGACTCAGCATCCTCAAGTGCTGTTTCAAGCGCCGGATCTCGCACACTACCCTTTTCAGCATTCATACGAATAGAAGATTGAATTTGCGCCACTTTAGTCTTGAGCTTTTTCATTATCTTCGTCGAATCTATCGGATAGATGAATTGTGAAATATCCATTGTCACGTCAAAATTTATAAGTGGTGACAACCAATTTGTATCTATGTAACGAGGATATGAATAAACGAAAATCGTCTGACAATACTGTCCTTCTATTCGAACATGATCGTAAGCAACCTCCATAGAAGAAGGAGCAATCAAATCCTTGATCGAAGCCAAACCTTCATTAAATATCTTCTCAGCTTCGATGATTTTCGCCCTTTCCTCCGGAGAAATTTTCTTAATATCAAAAGTATCATCTAAAACTTCTTTAACAACCTTTTCACTTGATTCAACTCCTTTTGCGGCAACTTTTGCCTCTTCATCTTTTTCTTTACTACGAAATAACTTAGAAAAGAAACTTTTTTTCACAGGAGCATTATTAATTTCCTTAGCTTCATCCATTTTTTCTTCAGCCTTCTGCCTAGCCTCTTCCTTCGCAACTTCCATATTCAATGGCGCTTTTTCATCTTCAGAAGACACTTCAACCTGTGGCTCATTATGATCAGCTTCATATGTAGCCTTCACCTCATCTACTTTTTCTAAAACCGTTGCAACATCTTGCTTATCACCTTTTTTTAACCAAGAAGGCACGTCAGTTACAGCATGAGAAATATCATTAGCACCACCCTGAGTATCGTCAGATGTAACGGTTGATTGTGTAAGAGTTTTGTCGTCAGCCATAGCATTAATTAAATCAGTTAAGTATACCAGAAATTAATTATCCCTTCAATGCACCAAGGGGCTATTACAAAACATTCCGCGTCATTTGCAAATCATTTTCACGGGAAGTGGCCGGAAACAAGCAAAAAAGCACTATTTTTTGAAGCTGAATATGATAATATGCCCAGGGTTTTTTAAGATGCCCTTAATTTCCATTAATTAAATACGTAAAAATAGCTTATGTCAGAGCAAAACGAACACAGTGAGGCCCCTGAAGACAAAGAAATCGACAAGGTAGATGAAGTCGAAACGGCTGGTAATGGTGACAATACAACTAAAGAAGAGGCTACTCTTTTTGATCAATACAAAAGAAGGCCAATTACAGAAGAAATGTCAGAATCATATCTAACGTACGCAATGAGTGTAATCGTTTCACGTGCACTACCGGATGTAAGGGATGGTTTAAAACCGGTTCACAGAAGAATTATGTATTCGATGCATGAGTTAGGATTAAATGCAGGATCTAGATTTAGAAAATCTGCAGCCGTAGTCGGAGATGTACTGGCAAAATACCATCCGCATGGTGACACGGCAGTATATGATTCAATGGTACGTATGGCTCAAGATTTCGCTATGCGTTACCCACTCATAAATGGTCAAGGTAACTTCGGTTCGATAGACGGAGATAATGCGGCTGCTATGCGTTACACGGAGGCTAAAATGCAAAAAATAAGCGATGATATGCTCGCAGATATAGAGAAGGAAACTGTAAATTTTAGTGCAAATTATGATTCGACAAGGACTGAGCCAAACGTACTACCTGCCAGAGTACCTCAACTACTCTTGAACGGAACTATGGGTATCGCAGTTGGTATGGCTACTAACATACCACCTCACAATTTAACTGAAATCATCGATGGGGTTGTACATCTGGCAAAAAACGAAGATGCTACTATAGATGACCTAATGGAATTAATAAAAGGACCTGACTTTCCAACTTATGGTTCTATTTATGATGCGGAAGCAATCAAAACTATGTACGCAACAGGTCGTGGAGGAATTATGGTAAGGGCTGAAGCGGAGATAGAGGAGGCGAAAAATGGTAAATTTCAAATAATAATAACTGAAATACCATACCAAGTTAACAAATCAACACTTGTAACTAAAATTGCTGATCTTGTAAGGGATAAGAAGATTTCCGGGATTAGTGATTTACGAGATGAATCAAACAGAGAAGGTATTAGAGTGGTTATAGAACTAAAAAAAGAGGCATATCCTAAGAAAATATTGAACCAGCTTTTCAAGTACACTCAAATGCAAACATCGTTCAACATGAACATGATTGCTCTTGTAGATGGGCTACAACCAAGACTTCTTAATCTAAAACAAGTACTTGAATATTTTATTCTTCATAGAAAAGAGGTTATCGTCAGAAGAACTACGTATGACTTAAGAATAGCTAAAGCGAGAGCTCATATATTAGAAGGACTAAAAATTGCTCTGGACAATATAGACAAAGTTATCGAAACTATAAGAAAGTCAGAGACAAAAGATGAGGCTGGGACTGCATTGATGAATAAATTCGGCCTAACTGAACTACAAGCAAAGGCAATCCTTGAAATGAGGTTGCAAACACTCGCTGGTCTTGAAAGAAAGAAGATCGAAGATGAACTTGCAGAGAAGCTAGCATTAATAGCGGAGCTTGAAGGGATTTTGGCTGACCCTGAAAAAGTTAAAACAATCATGATTGAGGAATTAGAAGAAATGAAAACAAAATATGGAGATGCTAGAAGAACTCGAGTATTTGAACATGCACTAGGTAAATTTTCTAGCAAACAACTTATTCCAAATGAACCTATGGTTGTCATCCTAACCCGTGAAAACTACATTAAGCGAGTAAGCCCAAGCAGCTTCAAGCAACAAAGACGTGGAGGAAAGGGTATTATAGGCGGAACTACCAAAGAGGAGGATGAAATAGCACAAATGATAAATGTATATAATCATGATGAAGTACTATATTTCACAAACAAAGGACGTGTTTTCAAGCTTCCGGTATACGAATTACCACAAACTTCACGAACAGCAAAGGGACAAGCGATAGTAAACCTACTCCAACTTGGAGAGGATGAAAAAATCACTGCAATGCTTAACGCAAAAGAAGATTTGGCCGGTAAATATTTATTCATGGCAACGATCAATGGAACAGTTAAGAAAACACCCGTTGAAGATTTCGCTAATATCAGAAAAACCGGGTTAATAGCAATAAAACTACGAGAAGATGATTCACTTGAATGGGTAAAACAAACAAACGGTAAAGATAAGATCATCCTCGTAACCAAAGAAGGTAAATCAATCCAATTTGAAGAAGAGGATGTAAGATCTATGGGTAGACCATCGCAAGGGGTTCGCGGTATGAAACTCAAAGGTGATGATCGTATTGTTGAAATGGATGTAATAAAGCCGGACACCAAAACGGAGCTGATAGTAATAACTGAAAATGGACTTGGTAAATGTACCGATCTAACTAATTACCGCCTACAAGGTAGAGGTGGTACCGGAGTAAAAACAGCAAGTTTAACTGCGAAAACAGGTAAGATCGTAGGTGCGAAAATTATATACGAAGGACTTAACGGAGACGTGATTGTGATTTCCAAGAAAGGACAAGTAATCAGAATGCCTATTGAAGATATCCCTTCAAGGGGGCGAGCTACACAAGGTGTATACTTGATGCGAGTAAATGCTGGGGATCATGTGGCATCTATATCACTAATACCATATATCAAACCTGAAGATGGCGAAGAAGATGAAGGCGGAAGTGATGATGATATTGATACGAGTGGGGTAGAAGGTATAGAATCTGAGAATAAAGAAGATGTATCAAAAGAGAAGGACAGCGTTCAAGAGGCGTTATTGTAAAGCCTATCAATAAACTTAGTCATGAAAAAATGGAAATACATTGCAGGTATTGCCATAGTGCTGATGCCATACATGGCATTTGCAGCTTCAGATGGAGATTTAAGCCTTACTCAAAGTGATGTTTATCTTTCGAACCCTAAACCGGTAAACTCAAATTCAGTTAGAGTGTATGCAACTATACATAACGCAGGAACCAAAGACACGCTTGGATCTGTTCGTTTTTACGAAGATGCATCACAAAAACAAATAGGTACTGACCAACCGGTTTCACTTATACCTACGCGTGCGGATGATGTATTTGTAGACTGGAATCCAAGTTATGGCACACACACAATAAAAGTTGAAATAATACCATGGACCCCTGAGATAGATGATCCAAGTAATAACATCGTAAGTTTCACAGTTTTCGTAGATCAAGATACTGACAATGATGGTATTGGTAATTCAAACGACATAGATGATGACAATGATGGGATAGCTGATAGCAATGACTTATTTCCTTTAAATAAAAGTGAATGGGCCGATGCCGATGGAGACGGCGTAGGTGACAATGCTGACCCCGATGATGACAATGATGACGTTCCAGACTCAGAAGATGTCTTCCCTTTTGACCCAACTGAAACCTCAGATTTTGATAATGACGGTATTGGCGATAATGCTGACCCCGATGATGATAATGATGGAATCAATGATACTCTGGAAGACATCAATCAAAATGGTCTAGTTGACACCAATGAGACCGATCCATTAAATCCTGATTCAGACGGTGATTCTGTAAATGATGGCGATGATGCCTTCCCGCTAGATCCATCAGAAACAAATGATTTTGACAATGACGGTATTGGTGATAATGCAGACCAAGACGATGATAACGATGGTATACCGGATACAGAAGATACGAATTCAAATAATCAAGGACCAATAATTTCAGTTGGCGATACAAGTAGATCGGTTGACGTAAATAACACCCTTAATATTGATACTACCGAATCTATAGATTTGGATGGGGAAATAGTAAATACAATAATAGTAATCGAAAAGATTGGAATTCCTGCGGCATCAACGTCAAATAAAAACAATAACAGTTCAAGCAATAATACGTCAGACTCCAATGATAATGGAACCATTAATATAAGTAGTATAGATGATATTATTGAACAATATTTTGGTGGTAGAGGGGAGATTATTCAATTAGATAATAACAATTCAAATCTCAATTTCTCTTCAGAAGATAGCATTGTAAAACTATACTCATATATAGGGGATAATTTTCAAGCGAATTTCGAAGAACCTGGCACTTACAAAATCACCGTGATAGCACAAGATGACAAGAATGAAACAAGAAGCAAAGAGATCTTAGTGAAAGTAAGAGATTATAATAGAATATTTAGAATACTACTTATAATTGGAGGAGTTTTGCTTGCAATTCTCATGTCACTTAAGTATATTCTACTGGCAAAAAAACGAGGTAAACACGAGGAAGATAGCGACAATAAGCCGAAAATAGCGATTTTACACGCTAAAAAGAAGACGAAGAAAGTGCAATCCAAATCAAGAAAATCTTAAAAATTTATATGAAAACCGGCATCCATCCAAATTACCATACAGATACTGTTATCACATGTTCATGTGGTCAAAAGTATCATGCTGGATCAATTTTAAAAGAAATGAAAATCGAAGTATGCAGCGCATGCCATCCTTTTTATACAGGTAGACAAGATCATCTTATTGATAGAACCGGGCGTGTAGACAAGTTCAAGGCTAAAATGGATAAAGCAAAAGAATTTCAAGAAAAAAATGCTCCTAAAGTAGAAGTAGATGAGGATGAGGATGAGCAAGGTACAATTGAAGAAGATGTAATTGAAGAAGATGTAATTGAAGAAGATATAGCTAAAGAAGAGACTACTGAAGCGTAAGACATGATGTAGACTTAATACAAGCTTAATATTGCTTTTTTTTAGGAGTGCGCTACGTTGATTGAGCTCATTCTTATTTTTGAATATACGCATATGGGAAATACATTTGGTGAAATATTTAGATTAACTACATGGGGAGAATCTCATGGTGAGGCTTTGGGTTGTGTACTTGATGGCTGCCCGGCAGGATTAAAAATAACTAAAGAAGAAATTCAGCAAGAACTTGATAGACGTAAACCAAAATTCAAGAATCCATCTTCCACAAAAAGAAAAGAAGAAGATAAAGTTGAAATTTTATCTGGAATTTTCGAAGGAGTAACCACTGGAGCGCCGATATCAATGATTATACGAAACACAGATCAAATATCACAAGACTATAATAATATTAAAGATATCTATAGACCGGGGCATGCTGACCTAGCATATGAAATAAAATATGGGATTAGAGACTATCGTGGGGGTGGACGAAGTTCAGGCCGTGAAACGGCTTGCAGAGTAATGGGAGGAATAATCGCAAAAAAACTATTACATACGGTCAATAAAACGGAAATATATGCATATGCAAAAAAAGTCGGACCATTTGAAATCCCATCATTTATGAAATGGGCCCCTCACCTATCCTTAAAAGAAATTAGTAAAAACAATATAGGCTGTCCGGATGCCAAAATCGCAAAAGAAATGGAAGAATATATAATCCAAAAAAAAGAAATTGGAGATAGTGTCGGAGGTATAGTCGAAATACTTATAAAAAATCCGCCAATAGGCCTTGGAGAGCCTTGTTTTGATAAGTTGCATGCGGATCTTGGAAAGGCATTGTTATCAATAGGCACTGTAAAAGCTTTTGAAATAGGTGCCGGATTCGATGTTGCTGAGATGGATGGTTCAGAAAGTAATGACACATATACAAATGCTAAAAATCCAAAACAAGGTGTGAAATTAAGTAAAAATCATTCGGGTGGAATACAAGGAGGCATATCAATAGGACCTGACATAATCATGCGAGTAGCTGTAAAACCACCTTCAAGTATAAATAAAGAACAAGTAACAATTAACAAAAAAGGCGAATCTACTAAAATCAAAATAGAAGGACGTCATGATGCTTGCATAATACCAAGATTTATTCCTGTAGCTGAAGGTATGGTAGCGCTAACTCTTGCAGATCACTTGCTCCGTAATCAGTGCAACCAAGTACTCAAGAAATGTTAACGACGCACTGGAGTGGAGAAATCAGGTACGAATGGTAAATTACTATCGGTCGCAGTTCTTTGCTCCGGCCACGATTTTCGAATCGTCATTTTTGCTTCTGATTTTTTCTCATTTTTTGGATCAACAGATATAACCTTAGCTTCAGAATCTATAAATTCAAAGGAAGCCAAGGCCACATTCTCAATACTATTTATAAGTGGAGCTAAATCTGGAATGTTTTTATATTCGAACAATAAAGCTTTCATATCTTCACTCAATTCACTATTACGCAGAAGCCCTGCAATTGGATAAGTAATATTATTTTGTAAAAGATAACGAACCAAACCTACAGAGACTTCCAACGTCTGCGTTGAATGATTGTCCTTTTCAAAATCATGAGCTTCTTCAATAAAATGACAAATCGAACGTGAACGCTCAAGTCGTGTTTTATACCTGCTATCAGGGAATATAATGTCATCTACGAAAGCCTGAATTCGTTTTGAATCTTTAGTTGGCTCTTCTTTGATCAATGAAAGTACAGTTTGAGTAATAGAAGAAACATCTGCACTTGTTAAATCTTTTTTAAAAATTGTACGACAAATTCTCTTCAAATAAACACGTGCATTTGGCCCTCGACGCAAAGTAAGCATATCCTTAATATACTTTTTCATAGTAAAGTCATCTATATGCTGAGTAGCAAGAATGTTA
Encoded proteins:
- a CDS encoding S41 family peptidase; the protein is MRSKNKIRTYTSIIVSIFALSTIIFSETASAFTEGRYVEYIATLRASGVIQEEVDMSAPITQSQFLRFILRNSPDFNRNLKFDRPEKRFINVSNIMSYAPYAYTALKTGIIEMPADKKFNPKAKINKVKGLKMILDLYGISASRLLKLDGQYTDVQKGAWYVPYIARAMKLDLIEPEESNSFGINSNLTIKETAGILVEINNVLENQRQPKEIYLGSPNIENIDVLYDVYNKIQEFYFYDKEIDNDKLVYEAINGLVNGLSDRYSVFNTPQGTDDFIQGNSGEFQGVGMWIERTESGYTGVAGVIPDSPAEEANMKVGDLILKVNGEDIKGWSPEKVAATIKGPAGSEVTLFIEKHPDKRRINITVKRAQIEMKFVSGEIMETYYAYFDISQFPQDLKNDFNEVAAKIINDRTRGIILDLRNNPGGYVTAAEDLLSFFMHKGEIMYYLDYRETDRVAQAKATGMYADKFPVVVLTDASSASASEIVTAALKDYELAKIIGDKTFGKGVAQQLFFYDDGSSLKLTIAEWLSPKKNRLNKLGIEPDIKVVDKEETKNDEVIDRALRELKTMHSLK
- a CDS encoding ATP-binding protein, whose amino-acid sequence is MADDKTLTQSTVTSDDTQGGANDISHAVTDVPSWLKKGDKQDVATVLEKVDEVKATYEADHNEPQVEVSSEDEKAPLNMEVAKEEARQKAEEKMDEAKEINNAPVKKSFFSKLFRSKEKDEEAKVAAKGVESSEKVVKEVLDDTFDIKKISPEERAKIIEAEKIFNEGLASIKDLIAPSSMEVAYDHVRIEGQYCQTIFVYSYPRYIDTNWLSPLINFDVTMDISQFIYPIDSTKIMKKLKTKVAQIQSSIRMNAEKGSVRDPALETALEDAESLRTEIQRGQEKFFQFGLYITVYSDDLKQLKKVMKQLESILGGKLVLTKKADLRMEHGLNSCLPQATDEIGVYRNMNTSPLSSTFPFSSTDLTSNDGILYGLNRHNDSLIIFDRFSLENANSVVFAKSGAGKSYAVKLEILRSMMTGTDVIIIDPENEYESLSQAIGGTYLNVSLNSDRRINPFDLPKPYDDNDVQPGDLLRSSVINLNGLLKLMLGEITSSEEALVDKALIDTYSTKGITMDTPNPQDFEPPTMEDLHSVLSSMDGATSLAQRLEKFTSGTYAGIFNKPTNIDLDNQLVVFSIRDLEDQLRPIAMYIILDYVWTKVRSELKKRILVVDEAWNLMQHEDSAKFLFGLVKRARKYYLGITTITQDVEDFMNHEHGRSIVTNSSMQLLLKQSPAAIELLGKFFNLTEGEKYMLLNSGVGQGLFFAGLKHVAIQIIASYIEDKIVTTDPEEVLRQRAEFT
- the gyrA gene encoding DNA gyrase subunit A, with amino-acid sequence MSEQNEHSEAPEDKEIDKVDEVETAGNGDNTTKEEATLFDQYKRRPITEEMSESYLTYAMSVIVSRALPDVRDGLKPVHRRIMYSMHELGLNAGSRFRKSAAVVGDVLAKYHPHGDTAVYDSMVRMAQDFAMRYPLINGQGNFGSIDGDNAAAMRYTEAKMQKISDDMLADIEKETVNFSANYDSTRTEPNVLPARVPQLLLNGTMGIAVGMATNIPPHNLTEIIDGVVHLAKNEDATIDDLMELIKGPDFPTYGSIYDAEAIKTMYATGRGGIMVRAEAEIEEAKNGKFQIIITEIPYQVNKSTLVTKIADLVRDKKISGISDLRDESNREGIRVVIELKKEAYPKKILNQLFKYTQMQTSFNMNMIALVDGLQPRLLNLKQVLEYFILHRKEVIVRRTTYDLRIAKARAHILEGLKIALDNIDKVIETIRKSETKDEAGTALMNKFGLTELQAKAILEMRLQTLAGLERKKIEDELAEKLALIAELEGILADPEKVKTIMIEELEEMKTKYGDARRTRVFEHALGKFSSKQLIPNEPMVVILTRENYIKRVSPSSFKQQRRGGKGIIGGTTKEEDEIAQMINVYNHDEVLYFTNKGRVFKLPVYELPQTSRTAKGQAIVNLLQLGEDEKITAMLNAKEDLAGKYLFMATINGTVKKTPVEDFANIRKTGLIAIKLREDDSLEWVKQTNGKDKIILVTKEGKSIQFEEEDVRSMGRPSQGVRGMKLKGDDRIVEMDVIKPDTKTELIVITENGLGKCTDLTNYRLQGRGGTGVKTASLTAKTGKIVGAKIIYEGLNGDVIVISKKGQVIRMPIEDIPSRGRATQGVYLMRVNAGDHVASISLIPYIKPEDGEEDEGGSDDDIDTSGVEGIESENKEDVSKEKDSVQEALL
- the aroC gene encoding chorismate synthase — its product is MGNTFGEIFRLTTWGESHGEALGCVLDGCPAGLKITKEEIQQELDRRKPKFKNPSSTKRKEEDKVEILSGIFEGVTTGAPISMIIRNTDQISQDYNNIKDIYRPGHADLAYEIKYGIRDYRGGGRSSGRETACRVMGGIIAKKLLHTVNKTEIYAYAKKVGPFEIPSFMKWAPHLSLKEISKNNIGCPDAKIAKEMEEYIIQKKEIGDSVGGIVEILIKNPPIGLGEPCFDKLHADLGKALLSIGTVKAFEIGAGFDVAEMDGSESNDTYTNAKNPKQGVKLSKNHSGGIQGGISIGPDIIMRVAVKPPSSINKEQVTINKKGESTKIKIEGRHDACIIPRFIPVAEGMVALTLADHLLRNQCNQVLKKC